The genomic region TTCATAGTATCCTGTATTTTCTTCACTTACTTTTTTGTATTCTTCTCTTTTTAATATTTCTCCTATATATGTCCCTGTTTCATATTGTTTGTCATAAAAAATTTCAAAATTTTCATCTAAAAGAGTCGCTTTAGTATTTTCGAATATCTTTATATTTTGAACTTCATCAACAAAATACGAATAATTTATTTCCATTCCCACAACACCAGCGAAATCTTCTTCAACATAATAAGGAACCACATAAGTTATAACTTTCTCTTCTTCATCTAAAATAGAATTATGAATATTAGACCATGTACCTTTTTTCAATTCTTTAGCTTTAAAAAACCATTTATAATTTTGATCATTTAAATTTTCTGTAGATAATTTTAAATCTTTTGTTTTTATTATCTTATCTTCATCTTTATCATATACTATTCCATGTACTTTTCCATCATTGGTGACT from Oceanotoga teriensis harbors:
- a CDS encoding PDC sensor domain-containing protein, whose translation is MKKISVKIIISIILISLLFGLTLTIIGIENTSEIVKKTSNNLLISNSENKAKDISANIINFENMMDSFATSIFNNPFSKFQVKDSFGNNAYHHAYVESYLGRIDKYIKSYSQNIDGNKNIFILISPKVTNDGKVHGIVYDKDEDKIIKTKDLKLSTENLNDQNYKWFFKAKELKKGTWSNIHNSILDEEEKVITYVVPYYVEEDFAGVVGMEINYSYFVDEVQNIKIFENTKATLLDENFEIFYDKQYETGTYIGEILKREEYKKVSEENTGYYE